Proteins from a single region of Fusobacterium gonidiaformans ATCC 25563:
- a CDS encoding IS3 family transposase (programmed frameshift) — MSKLTREDKIEIYERRLKGETISSLAKSFNIHESNIKYLIALIGKYGNNILRKSKNRAYSKEFKLQAINRILINHESINSVAIDIGLISAGVLHNWLSKFKENGYNVVEKKKGRKPKSMTKTKNNDKELSEKEKIKKLEDEIIYLKAENEYLKKLRALVQERELKKKKKLKVIAELRAKYPFKILLKIAGISRSVYYYYIDKKDIDEKNKDIIEKIKEIYYANKGRYGYRRVTLELKNQGFNINHKKVQRLMKKFNLQSIIRKKRKYSSYKGQVGKIADNHIKRDFEATAPNQKWFTDVTEFNLRGEKLYLSPILDAYGRYIVSYDISRSPNLEQINHMLNLALKENENYENLIFHSDQGWQYQHYSYQKRLKEKKITQSMSRKGNSLDNGLMECFFGLLKSEMFYEQEEKYKTLEELKEAIENYIYYYNNKRIKEKLKGLTPASYRSQSLLVS; from the exons ATGAGTAAATTGACAAGAGAAGATAAAATTGAAATATATGAGAGAAGATTAAAGGGTGAAACTATTTCTTCATTAGCTAAATCTTTTAATATTCATGAATCTAATATTAAATATTTAATTGCTTTAATTGGTAAATATGGAAATAATATTTTAAGAAAAAGTAAGAATAGAGCTTATTCAAAAGAATTTAAGTTACAGGCAATTAATAGAATTTTAATTAATCATGAGTCTATAAATTCTGTTGCTATTGATATTGGTTTAATTTCTGCTGGTGTTTTACATAATTGGCTTTCAAAATTTAAAGAAAATGGGTATAATGTTGTAGAGAAGAAAAAGGGAAGGAAACCTAAATCTATGACTAAAACTAAGAATAACGATAAAGAATTATCTGAAAAAGAGAAGATTAAAAAATTAGAAGATGAAATAATTTATCTAAAAGCTGAGAATGAATACTTAAAAAAATTGAGAGCTCTAGTTCAAGAAAGGGAGCTAAAAAAGAAGAAAAAGT TAAAAGTAATAGCAGAACTTAGAGCTAAATATCCTTTCAAAATACTATTAAAGATTGCTGGAATATCAAGATCAGTATATTATTACTATATTGATAAAAAAGATATTGATGAGAAGAATAAAGATATTATTGAAAAAATTAAAGAAATTTATTATGCGAATAAAGGAAGATATGGTTATCGCAGAGTAACATTAGAATTAAAAAATCAAGGTTTCAATATTAATCATAAAAAAGTGCAAAGACTTATGAAGAAATTTAATTTACAAAGTATTATCCGCAAAAAGAGAAAATATTCTTCATACAAAGGTCAAGTAGGAAAAATAGCTGATAATCATATTAAGAGAGATTTTGAAGCGACAGCTCCAAATCAAAAATGGTTTACAGATGTAACAGAATTTAATTTAAGAGGAGAAAAGCTATACTTATCTCCAATATTAGATGCTTATGGAAGATATATAGTTTCGTATGATATTTCGCGCAGTCCTAACTTGGAGCAGATAAATCATATGTTAAATTTAGCATTGAAAGAAAATGAAAACTATGAAAATTTGATATTTCATAGTGATCAAGGATGGCAGTATCAGCATTATTCATATCAAAAAAGATTGAAAGAGAAGAAGATAACTCAAAGTATGTCAAGAAAAGGAAATAGTTTAGATAATGGATTAATGGAATGCTTCTTTGGATTATTAAAATCAGAAATGTTTTATGAGCAAGAAGAAAAGTACAAAACATTA
- a CDS encoding thiamine diphosphokinase produces the protein MKRAYLFLNGELRGSQNFYQNLLQEKQGDIFCVDGGSRHLQSLGITPKELWGDLDSTSPILRVEWEKQGCQVFQFPIEKDFTDFELLLQSLEQRSYEEWIVIGGLGGDTDHLLSNLYLCIQYPKIQFLSEEESIFLSPSHYLFQNLQGHKVSFIPFSNSILSLSLKGFQYNLSSYHLQQGETLCHGNTIVKEKAEITFENGLLLVVLKNKKLISK, from the coding sequence ATGAAGCGAGCTTATTTATTTTTAAATGGAGAACTTCGTGGAAGTCAAAACTTTTATCAAAATCTTCTTCAAGAAAAACAAGGAGATATTTTTTGTGTCGATGGTGGATCTCGGCACTTACAATCGTTAGGAATTACCCCAAAAGAATTATGGGGAGATTTGGACTCGACTTCTCCTATTCTTCGTGTAGAATGGGAAAAACAAGGATGCCAAGTTTTTCAATTTCCTATTGAAAAAGATTTTACAGATTTTGAGCTTTTACTTCAATCTTTAGAACAACGTTCTTATGAAGAATGGATTGTGATTGGTGGTTTAGGAGGAGATACCGATCATTTATTATCAAATCTATATCTTTGTATCCAATACCCAAAGATTCAATTTTTAAGTGAAGAAGAGAGTATTTTTTTAAGTCCTTCCCACTATCTTTTCCAAAATTTACAAGGGCATAAAGTATCTTTTATTCCTTTTTCAAACAGTATTCTGTCTTTAAGTTTAAAAGGCTTTCAATACAACTTATCCTCTTATCACTTACAACAAGGGGAAACTCTTTGCCATGGAAATACTATCGTAAAAGAAAAGGCAGAAATAACTTTTGAAAACGGACTCTTATTAGTTGTTTTAAAAAATAAAAAGCTTATCTCAAAATAA